One segment of Streptomyces sp. TG1A-8 DNA contains the following:
- a CDS encoding EI24 domain-containing protein, with product MRDLGVGFGYLLKGQRWVGRHGRQYGFGLLPGLIALVLYAAALTALALWGQDAVAWATPFADDWSSPWQGLFRGFLTAVLFALGLLLAVLTFTAVTLLVGQPFYESLSEKVDRDLSPDGTAPESGLPLWRELWISARDSLRILVRAGLWGVLLFALGLLPVVGQTVVPVIGFFVTGFFLTEELTAVALQRRGVELRARLALLRSRKTLVWGFGTPLGLAFLVPFVAVFLMPGAVAGATLLARDLLGEEGGAPESSDRDEPVASGG from the coding sequence ATGCGCGATCTCGGGGTGGGTTTCGGATATCTGCTGAAGGGCCAGCGCTGGGTGGGCCGGCACGGCCGCCAGTACGGCTTCGGCCTGCTGCCCGGCCTCATCGCACTGGTCCTGTACGCGGCGGCGCTGACCGCGCTCGCGCTGTGGGGCCAGGACGCGGTCGCCTGGGCCACGCCGTTCGCGGACGACTGGTCCAGCCCCTGGCAGGGGCTGTTCCGCGGCTTCCTGACGGCCGTCCTGTTCGCCCTGGGCCTGCTGCTGGCCGTCCTCACCTTCACGGCCGTCACCCTGCTGGTCGGCCAGCCCTTCTACGAGAGCCTCTCCGAGAAGGTCGACCGGGACCTCTCGCCCGACGGGACGGCCCCGGAGTCCGGCCTCCCGCTCTGGCGCGAGCTGTGGATCTCGGCCCGCGACAGCCTGCGCATCCTGGTGCGGGCCGGGCTGTGGGGCGTCCTGCTCTTCGCGCTCGGCCTCCTGCCCGTCGTCGGCCAGACGGTCGTCCCGGTGATCGGCTTCTTCGTCACCGGGTTCTTCCTCACCGAGGAGCTGACCGCCGTCGCCCTGCAGCGCCGCGGCGTCGAACTGCGCGCCCGCCTCGCCCTGCTGCGCTCCCGCAAGACCCTCGTCTGGGGCTTCGGCACCCCGCTCGGCCTGGCCTTCCTGGTCCCCTTCGTCGCGGTGTTCCTCATGCCCGGCGCGGTGGCCGGCGCCACCCTCCTCGCCCGGGACCTGCTGGGCGAGGAGGGCGGCGCGCCGGAGTCCAGCGACAGGGACGAGCCGGTTGCGTCGGGCGGGTGA
- a CDS encoding MarR family winged helix-turn-helix transcriptional regulator: MPVPRRTHRPDAVTMEVVELIGDVVARFYADYEEAAGEHALTGPQARLLSLLSVEPLPMRKLAQRLKCEPSNVTGIVDRLEVRGLVERRPDPTDRRVKLAAATGEGVRVARDLREGLRFAREPLAGLSDAERRSLRDLLRRMLDG, translated from the coding sequence ATGCCCGTCCCGCGGAGAACCCACCGGCCCGACGCCGTGACCATGGAGGTCGTCGAGCTGATCGGCGACGTCGTGGCCCGCTTCTACGCGGACTACGAGGAGGCGGCGGGCGAGCACGCGCTGACCGGCCCCCAGGCCCGGCTGCTCAGCCTGCTGTCGGTGGAGCCGCTGCCGATGCGCAAGCTGGCGCAGAGGCTCAAGTGCGAGCCGTCGAACGTGACGGGCATCGTGGACCGCCTGGAGGTCCGCGGCCTGGTGGAGCGCCGCCCCGATCCCACCGACCGCCGGGTGAAGCTGGCCGCGGCCACCGGGGAGGGCGTCCGCGTCGCCCGCGACCTGCGCGAGGGCCTGCGCTTCGCCCGCGAACCCCTCGCCGGGCTCTCCGACGCGGAGCGGCGCTCCCTCAGGGACCTGCTGCGGCGGATGCTGGACGGCTGA